From the genome of Candidatus Electrothrix communis, one region includes:
- a CDS encoding PepSY-associated TM helix domain-containing protein yields the protein MNRIRWRKVHRWAGLFLLGFVLFYSLTGLLLNHRKSFGYFQTRHEAVSEIEIQQQDALNHVIDNYKQQIGRDDDPTVIRLKKGGVIEFLYGSHGRTTYVVDSMKGIMTRIDKKDQQPWHFLNSLHKSYKVSDAWIWLTDCIAVLIIVLALSGLVVFRYTWLDVLLLVFGGLMMVVGTILA from the coding sequence ATGAATAGAATAAGGTGGCGTAAGGTTCATCGTTGGGCCGGACTCTTTCTGCTCGGCTTTGTTTTGTTTTACAGTTTGACGGGTTTGCTGCTCAATCATAGGAAGTCATTCGGCTATTTTCAAACACGCCATGAGGCGGTTTCAGAAATTGAAATTCAGCAGCAGGATGCGCTGAATCACGTGATTGATAACTATAAGCAGCAGATCGGGCGCGATGATGATCCGACCGTCATTCGTCTGAAGAAGGGAGGGGTTATTGAATTTCTCTATGGCTCTCACGGCCGCACAACCTATGTTGTTGATTCGATGAAAGGAATTATGACCCGCATCGACAAGAAAGATCAGCAGCCCTGGCATTTTTTGAATAGTTTGCATAAGTCCTACAAAGTTTCAGATGCTTGGATATGGTTGACGGATTGTATCGCGGTCCTTATCATTGTCCTTGCCTTGAGCGGGTTGGTTGTTTTTCGTTATACGTGGTTGGACGTTCTGCTGCTTGTCTTCGGAGGGCTGATGATGGTGGTCGGTACGATATTGGCGTGA
- the sbcB gene encoding exodeoxyribonuclease I, with translation MTLLWHDYETWGIDPRRDRPAQFAALRTDSELEEVGEPIMLYCRPTDDFLPHPEAAMLTGISPQEAAVKGLNEASFFGRINTVFSEPGTCGVGYNSIRFDDEVTRFGFYRNFIDPYAREWQNGNSRWDIIDLVRLAYALRPEDINWPQKKDGRVSFRLEDLTAANGIEHDGAHDALSDVRATIALARLIKELKPRLYAYYFNLRSKHEAARILDLCEHGVVLHVSGMYSAEQGCIAPVVPLLQHPRNKNEIVVYDLRRDPQNLLCMTVDEMEANLYTRNDNLPEGVERIALKGVHLNKSPALAPINTLTPELTEQWQIDWQQAEQHRQQLLADPTLKTRLTELYLRVPDSSILDVDTALYTGFISNNDRRTCDALLRKSPEQLAEWMPDFEDERLRPLYFRYRARNWPETLNEKETDQWRQFREARLLAGEFGNELTLHKYQHILEEMLQKGIPEDRQEVFKRLVEWVQ, from the coding sequence ATGACGTTGTTATGGCATGATTATGAGACCTGGGGGATTGATCCCCGCAGGGATAGACCTGCCCAGTTTGCAGCTCTTCGAACAGACAGTGAACTGGAGGAGGTGGGTGAGCCGATCATGCTGTACTGTCGTCCGACTGATGATTTTCTTCCTCATCCTGAGGCGGCAATGCTGACCGGTATTTCACCGCAGGAAGCAGCAGTAAAAGGTTTGAACGAAGCAAGTTTTTTCGGGCGAATCAATACCGTTTTTTCCGAACCCGGAACCTGTGGAGTCGGCTATAATTCCATTCGTTTTGACGACGAAGTAACGCGCTTTGGTTTTTATCGTAATTTCATTGATCCGTATGCCCGTGAATGGCAGAACGGTAATAGTCGTTGGGATATTATTGATTTGGTGCGGCTTGCCTATGCTTTACGGCCTGAAGATATCAACTGGCCCCAAAAGAAAGACGGTCGCGTGAGTTTTAGGCTAGAGGATCTGACCGCAGCAAACGGGATAGAGCATGACGGTGCTCATGATGCTTTGTCCGATGTTCGAGCCACCATTGCCTTGGCGCGGCTCATCAAGGAGCTCAAGCCCCGTCTCTATGCCTATTATTTCAATTTACGCAGTAAGCATGAGGCTGCTCGGATTCTGGACCTCTGTGAACATGGAGTCGTCCTTCATGTCAGCGGTATGTATTCTGCCGAACAGGGATGCATAGCCCCAGTTGTTCCTCTGCTGCAACATCCCCGCAATAAAAATGAGATTGTCGTCTATGATCTGCGTCGAGATCCGCAAAACCTCTTGTGCATGACAGTGGATGAGATGGAGGCTAATCTCTACACCCGTAACGATAATTTGCCTGAAGGTGTGGAGCGGATTGCCCTTAAAGGCGTGCATCTGAATAAATCTCCTGCCTTGGCCCCGATCAACACCCTGACTCCAGAGTTGACTGAGCAATGGCAGATTGATTGGCAACAAGCCGAGCAACACCGTCAGCAGCTGTTGGCGGATCCCACCCTGAAGACTCGTCTTACCGAGTTGTATCTTCGAGTACCGGATAGCAGTATACTTGATGTCGATACCGCCTTGTATACAGGTTTTATTTCCAATAATGATCGCAGGACTTGTGACGCTCTGTTGCGCAAGTCACCTGAGCAACTGGCGGAATGGATGCCTGATTTTGAGGACGAACGTTTGCGCCCTCTGTACTTCCGCTATCGGGCCAGAAACTGGCCTGAAACGCTGAATGAAAAGGAGACTGATCAATGGCGGCAGTTCCGCGAGGCTCGCCTGCTTGCAGGTGAATTCGGTAACGAACTCACGCTGCATAAGTATCAGCATATTTTAGAGGAGATGTTGCAAAAGGGAATACCAGAGGACCGGCAGGAGGTGTTTAAGCGGCTGGTGGAATGGGTACAGTGA
- a CDS encoding PilZ domain-containing protein, whose product MVKTIQEEKRRYTRVIFNERNRVQAVVALPEKQDPAWQIPAAVLNMSEGGMQVTIERKKFQEMQQGDTVLLSRITGIQDLESLRDVPIQLIWIMDNEYLEHVLLGMSFSALSERQLGILRLFVTNRLALTVERGGESTFCS is encoded by the coding sequence ATGGTAAAGACAATACAAGAAGAAAAACGGCGTTATACCAGGGTTATTTTTAATGAACGTAATAGAGTGCAGGCTGTTGTTGCGTTACCGGAGAAACAGGATCCTGCTTGGCAGATACCGGCTGCTGTCCTGAATATGAGTGAAGGAGGTATGCAGGTTACCATTGAGCGAAAAAAGTTTCAGGAAATGCAGCAGGGTGATACGGTTCTGTTGTCCCGTATCACGGGAATTCAAGATCTCGAATCATTGAGGGATGTTCCGATTCAGCTTATCTGGATTATGGATAACGAGTATCTGGAACATGTTTTGTTAGGGATGTCTTTTTCCGCTCTGTCTGAGAGACAGCTTGGCATCCTGCGTTTATTTGTTACAAATCGCCTTGCCTTGACTGTGGAGAGAGGGGGAGAAAGCACGTTCTGCTCCTGA
- a CDS encoding transglycosylase SLT domain-containing protein — protein sequence MKVSLLVPLVSLPFFAACSPAIHNTDPLKNINQEEVTDRSFSADKNSEEFEDVKLKKVSGSPPLTKNTTAGRTVAKSMQRKGAGVQQAVVVYSSELVPIVEAEEEEIETDISEAEEIKATGKEPPSLPLLTALKQRGSSFSSSGEPIFAPLGVTIRDSPKNNTPIVSAGSLHLETKGRHSVGKIFLSSSLSKKKWELEDVPPLYIPVQSEQELKEELTALEKTGDWGDSGQGKQDALSSYGIQCDLPKSFVPVQINLDVDFLSSIAKRKDQVPPVELEQPKKAVCDFPVIINKQVEFYLDQFQNRQRTSFRHWLKRSALYLPLIDKELKKADLPRSLAYLAMIESGFNPAAYSPAHASGLWQFMPATARHYGLRIDSWVDERRDPEKATQAAVSYLGALYNRFGDWQLAVAAYNAGEGKIHRGLEKYKVKNFWDLAAKDYLPLETKRYVPKLIAAIIIADDLERYGFQPVREKKAQYDVLDVPSQTSLSAIAAAGGCSVKKIRQLNNELLKNQVPPTKGMYSIKVPVGTSTQIAANLEQVRVDEKRKIIHRLRRGETLSGIGKRYNISVDMIMRWNDIDDVRRVRAGRKLALYPARKFDTGSDKSEEEIIVSYYKVRNGDSLWSIARKHQVSTQEIKRWNSLSNNLLHPGKKLVIKKS from the coding sequence ATGAAAGTATCCTTGTTAGTCCCCCTTGTGTCACTTCCTTTTTTTGCTGCTTGTTCCCCTGCTATTCATAATACTGATCCCCTCAAGAATATCAATCAGGAAGAAGTTACTGATCGTTCTTTTTCGGCTGATAAAAACAGTGAAGAATTCGAAGATGTCAAGCTGAAAAAAGTTTCCGGTTCTCCTCCATTGACAAAAAATACAACAGCAGGAAGAACAGTTGCAAAGAGTATGCAGCGGAAGGGTGCAGGTGTTCAACAGGCCGTTGTTGTTTATAGTTCCGAGTTAGTTCCTATAGTTGAAGCTGAAGAAGAGGAAATAGAAACCGATATTTCGGAGGCTGAGGAGATCAAGGCGACAGGGAAAGAGCCGCCTTCGCTTCCTTTATTGACCGCATTGAAACAGAGGGGCAGTAGCTTCAGTAGCTCGGGGGAACCGATATTTGCTCCCCTCGGTGTTACGATAAGGGACTCCCCCAAAAATAATACCCCTATTGTGAGTGCAGGCTCCTTGCATTTAGAAACTAAAGGGAGGCACAGTGTCGGTAAGATATTTCTTAGTAGTTCCCTGAGCAAAAAGAAATGGGAGCTTGAGGATGTGCCCCCCCTTTATATTCCTGTACAATCTGAGCAGGAGTTGAAAGAAGAATTGACGGCCTTGGAGAAAACGGGCGATTGGGGTGATAGCGGGCAAGGAAAGCAGGATGCACTTTCTTCCTATGGAATACAGTGCGATCTTCCCAAATCTTTCGTTCCTGTTCAGATTAACTTAGATGTAGATTTTCTTTCTTCTATCGCCAAAAGGAAAGATCAGGTGCCACCGGTAGAACTGGAGCAGCCGAAGAAGGCTGTGTGCGACTTTCCGGTGATTATAAATAAGCAGGTAGAATTTTATCTGGATCAGTTTCAGAATCGACAACGAACGAGCTTCAGGCATTGGCTGAAACGCTCAGCCCTTTATTTGCCGTTGATTGATAAAGAATTGAAAAAGGCCGATCTTCCGAGATCTTTGGCATATCTTGCTATGATTGAATCCGGTTTTAACCCAGCTGCCTATTCTCCGGCCCATGCCTCCGGTTTATGGCAGTTTATGCCTGCTACAGCTCGTCATTATGGCTTACGTATTGATTCCTGGGTAGATGAACGTCGAGATCCTGAAAAGGCGACTCAAGCAGCTGTGTCTTACCTTGGTGCTTTATATAACCGGTTTGGTGATTGGCAACTTGCTGTTGCAGCCTATAATGCAGGTGAGGGAAAAATTCACCGAGGCCTGGAAAAGTACAAGGTAAAGAATTTCTGGGACCTCGCAGCCAAAGATTATTTACCGCTTGAGACAAAGCGCTATGTGCCGAAATTGATTGCAGCCATTATTATTGCCGATGATCTGGAACGCTATGGTTTTCAACCTGTTCGTGAAAAGAAGGCGCAATATGATGTTCTTGATGTCCCGTCTCAGACGTCGTTATCGGCAATAGCAGCAGCTGGAGGCTGTTCGGTTAAAAAAATCCGTCAATTGAATAATGAGCTATTAAAAAATCAGGTTCCCCCAACAAAGGGCATGTACTCGATAAAAGTACCTGTTGGGACCAGTACGCAGATCGCAGCGAATCTTGAGCAGGTCCGTGTTGATGAAAAAAGAAAAATTATCCACAGGCTCCGCCGGGGCGAGACCTTGTCCGGAATCGGTAAGCGATATAATATTTCTGTCGATATGATTATGCGATGGAATGATATTGATGATGTTCGGCGGGTTCGGGCCGGCCGTAAGCTTGCGCTTTACCCGGCTAGAAAATTCGATACAGGTTCTGATAAGAGCGAAGAGGAAATTATTGTCAGTTATTACAAAGTGCGTAACGGCGATTCCCTTTGGTCCATAGCTCGTAAGCATCAGGTCTCCACCCAGGAAATTAAACGATGGAATAGTCTGAGTAATAACTTGCTACATCCAGGGAAAAAGTTGGTTATTAAAAAGAGTTGA
- a CDS encoding transglycosylase domain-containing protein, with protein MAPENISSILGRESPVYYRDGKEKLGVLFEDIHRQYLKYDQLPEKFVNAIVAAEDDQFFNHYGIDFYGIARAMVANFKAGRIVQGGSTITQQTAKNLFKRESRSYEAKLKEMLFALRLEYRFSKEQILEFYCNQFYVSGNGHGLGVAARYYFNKEPNELTLLEAAFIAGSVKQPNFYNPFIKKDKVSTLKARLRAEERAEYVLGNMLKLGMVSQTEYNDAIKEDIMFNRGKTRFALNTIMDLVKEGLESEVITNALAQHGINNISTSGARIISTVDHALQTETLYSLRRDLSRLDVRLRGYNRKEVQQEYKDQTGDREIIKKGFLFGTIKKIDQTDPEQPILYVNFGPKRPEGFIDRQGLERMLVALVKYRKHRGAKPEKKDLVDLLARLQPDDKIYVSVRDVDFFDGTPTLDLERYPKLQGAALVMQRGMIRSMAGGMENRFFNRAVAAKRLMGSTLKPFLFTAALQLGWTPLDELDNQRNVFLFQGEPYFPRPDHKSPFHHVSLSWAGVKSENVAAVWLLYHLTDRLNPAQLQELATFLDMAPRVNQEKREDYQQFSSRMRDTFGIRITSGTLDRAAYELAVQKLEADFLFDGRAQEYRQWKRILYGLDFSKFRSAIYKDLKKKNITARQRSENWSRISMLHGSYLQLKEVAQALQKYRQYIEQLPSWFGNPFAFFNQQAPDELQSERPAGTIVENQQGQLIYTMNSKLPENWQPINDFALRQRLARLFSSEKEALWDNILLDNKVSSAGLKMIELQMQVERNALTGHKKYSMQVLPAISDYRVMLGLQYLIRLAGECGISSRLDPVLSFPLGSNVISLLEAVGMYETLVTGKNYSVHLPTHENEQETDKENLNKQDGLAIIEQIVGADGEIIYARETAATPVVDQKTSNEINSILHNVVRYGTGRYALKNVRLASKDDERNAKLQQLDLSLPLMGKTGTANDFRNAAFLGYVPTKTEQEGGLLLTEGGYTVGVYVGFDNNDPMKKDTTRISGSQGTLPTWSKIAEALYSLEGVADSLDPVDLAFDGIALKYPDTGQYFFPVQHKNGGIRSGRSAGERTVITPNSPVVLGHGAVDKNGGFTMKRRFIPFWLNQQP; from the coding sequence ATGGCCCCGGAAAACATATCCTCTATTCTCGGTCGAGAAAGCCCTGTTTATTATCGAGACGGCAAAGAAAAACTCGGTGTACTGTTTGAAGATATCCATCGTCAATATCTCAAATACGATCAACTGCCGGAAAAATTCGTCAATGCCATTGTTGCGGCGGAAGATGACCAGTTCTTCAATCATTACGGCATTGATTTTTACGGCATTGCCCGAGCCATGGTCGCAAACTTTAAAGCAGGTCGCATTGTCCAGGGCGGCAGCACTATCACCCAGCAAACTGCAAAAAACCTTTTCAAACGTGAATCACGCAGCTATGAGGCAAAACTTAAGGAAATGCTCTTTGCTCTCCGCCTGGAGTATCGTTTTTCAAAAGAGCAAATCCTCGAATTCTATTGCAACCAATTTTATGTCAGCGGCAATGGGCATGGCTTAGGGGTTGCGGCCCGATACTACTTCAACAAAGAACCGAACGAACTAACCCTACTGGAAGCGGCATTTATTGCCGGTTCGGTCAAGCAGCCGAATTTTTATAATCCGTTTATTAAAAAAGACAAGGTATCCACTTTAAAAGCCAGATTACGGGCCGAGGAACGAGCAGAATATGTCCTGGGGAACATGCTGAAACTGGGCATGGTCAGCCAGACTGAATATAATGACGCAATTAAAGAAGATATTATGTTTAATCGCGGCAAAACCCGCTTTGCCCTGAATACGATTATGGATCTGGTCAAAGAGGGGCTGGAGTCTGAAGTGATTACCAATGCCCTGGCACAGCATGGGATTAACAACATTTCCACCTCCGGTGCCCGAATTATCAGCACGGTTGATCATGCCTTACAGACAGAAACCTTATACAGTCTTCGTCGCGACCTTTCCCGCCTTGATGTCCGCCTACGCGGCTATAATAGAAAAGAAGTTCAGCAGGAATATAAGGACCAGACGGGAGACAGAGAAATCATCAAAAAAGGATTTCTTTTTGGGACCATTAAAAAAATCGACCAAACTGATCCAGAGCAACCGATTCTTTATGTAAACTTTGGCCCCAAGCGTCCAGAAGGTTTTATTGATCGCCAAGGGCTGGAACGAATGCTCGTGGCTCTTGTTAAGTATCGCAAACATCGTGGGGCAAAACCGGAGAAAAAAGACCTCGTAGACCTACTCGCACGCCTACAGCCTGATGACAAAATTTACGTCAGCGTTAGAGACGTTGACTTCTTTGACGGCACGCCGACCTTGGATCTTGAGCGTTATCCCAAGCTGCAAGGTGCAGCCCTGGTCATGCAACGAGGCATGATTCGCTCTATGGCAGGTGGTATGGAAAATCGTTTTTTCAACCGGGCCGTTGCCGCAAAACGCCTTATGGGCTCAACATTGAAACCCTTCTTATTTACCGCAGCTCTCCAATTAGGCTGGACTCCCTTGGATGAGCTTGATAACCAGAGAAACGTTTTTCTCTTCCAGGGAGAACCGTATTTCCCTCGACCAGACCATAAAAGCCCCTTTCACCACGTCTCTCTGAGCTGGGCCGGGGTAAAATCGGAAAACGTAGCCGCAGTCTGGTTGTTGTACCATCTCACAGACCGACTCAATCCGGCACAACTTCAGGAACTGGCGACTTTTCTTGACATGGCTCCCAGGGTCAACCAAGAAAAAAGGGAAGACTACCAACAATTCAGCAGCCGCATGCGTGATACGTTCGGCATCCGCATCACCTCTGGTACGCTAGATCGTGCTGCCTATGAACTGGCCGTTCAAAAATTGGAGGCCGACTTCTTATTTGACGGTCGGGCCCAAGAGTATCGCCAATGGAAAAGGATCCTTTACGGGCTTGACTTCTCAAAATTTCGATCAGCAATCTATAAGGATCTCAAAAAGAAAAATATCACAGCCCGCCAGCGATCCGAAAATTGGAGCCGCATCTCAATGTTGCATGGAAGCTATCTCCAATTAAAAGAGGTTGCTCAGGCATTACAGAAATATCGTCAATACATTGAGCAGCTCCCCTCATGGTTCGGTAATCCTTTTGCCTTCTTCAACCAGCAGGCACCTGATGAACTCCAGAGCGAGCGTCCTGCCGGAACCATAGTTGAAAACCAACAAGGACAGTTGATCTATACAATGAACAGCAAATTGCCGGAAAACTGGCAACCGATCAACGATTTTGCCCTACGGCAACGATTGGCCAGACTCTTTTCATCGGAAAAAGAGGCCTTATGGGATAATATTCTCCTGGACAACAAAGTCAGCTCAGCCGGTCTCAAAATGATCGAACTGCAAATGCAGGTAGAACGAAATGCCTTGACTGGGCATAAAAAATATTCGATGCAGGTACTCCCTGCTATCTCTGATTACAGAGTTATGCTCGGTCTGCAATACCTGATACGCCTTGCCGGTGAATGCGGCATTTCCAGTCGACTTGATCCGGTACTTTCTTTCCCTCTGGGTTCGAACGTTATCTCCCTGCTAGAGGCTGTAGGCATGTACGAAACGCTGGTGACCGGCAAGAATTATTCCGTTCATCTGCCTACTCACGAAAACGAGCAGGAAACAGACAAGGAAAACCTTAACAAACAAGACGGGTTAGCCATTATCGAACAGATTGTAGGTGCAGATGGCGAAATTATTTATGCAAGAGAAACAGCCGCCACCCCTGTGGTAGATCAAAAAACCAGCAACGAGATCAACAGTATTCTCCATAATGTCGTCCGTTACGGAACAGGACGCTATGCCCTGAAGAATGTCCGCTTGGCGAGTAAGGATGATGAACGAAATGCCAAATTGCAGCAACTGGACCTTTCTCTGCCGCTTATGGGAAAAACAGGTACGGCAAATGATTTCCGCAATGCCGCTTTTCTCGGATACGTTCCGACCAAAACCGAACAGGAAGGAGGATTACTCCTTACTGAAGGCGGTTACACCGTAGGCGTGTATGTCGGCTTTGACAACAACGATCCCATGAAAAAGGATACTACTCGTATCAGTGGTTCCCAAGGCACCCTTCCAACCTGGAGTAAAATAGCCGAAGCCCTGTACTCTCTTGAAGGCGTTGCAGACAGTTTAGACCCAGTTGATCTCGCGTTCGATGGCATTGCCCTGAAATATCCAGACACCGGTCAATATTTTTTCCCGGTACAGCATAAAAACGGGGGAATCAGAAGCGGAAGAAGCGCTGGAGAACGAACCGTCATTACACCGAACAGCCCTGTTGTCTTAGGACACGGGGCTGTGGATAAAAACGGTGGTTTCACAATGAAACGTCGATTCATCCCTTTCTGGCTCAATCAACAGCCGTAA
- a CDS encoding AMP-binding protein: MKKLISLVIMLVLRVRYRITVNGLKELKSRTQDNRPVLFLPNHQALIDPVIVMSLLYNTFTPRPLADEKQAGHPLAKYLMDMVNAIFIPDLNVSSRDVKEQVFAGIEEVVASLKRGENVLMYPAGRISRGHLEVIGANSGAVSVIHGVPEVRVVLLRIRGLWGSRFSRARGLPSLLGDVGKLLFRVLANGLLFMPRRPVYIDIIEPDDFPLGGDKKIMNRYLEDFYNTDPDRNTEIPPYWWKGYQSIYHDEDQSEFVNQDTGNIPESIRALVLSRLTDLSGVDKIQEGDKLAADLGMDSLVLTEFGSWMHEEFGIAAENLEVLQTVSDCILAAGGIMPVLSGVQLKPVSSKWFAQVEERELRFPEGKTIADLFLYQARQNPDQVILSDQLSGDKTWRQLIMAVYALLPEIERIPEKRVGIMMPASVSAVVSWLVVMFSGKEPVMVNWTSGTANMRYSLQSVGVRQVITAKALTGQLEQRGTELDKVGVTWLYLEELAARIHAGRKITALLKSRLPWRALHQADIAENAAVLFTSGSEARPKSVPLTHANFLANALDFAKILSLSSNDRLLGILPVFHSLGLAGTVILPLCTGLRTVYWPNPTEGAQLARMIGAYGATSLITTPTFLHGILRAGKPDLLHSLRLIFSGAEKCPDHVFSALEEKCPQAVLCEGYGVTECSPVITVNSPDAPQVGTIGRILASMEYVLLDPETNELVSVGENGRLLVRGPNVFSGYLGDAPSPFVDFDGKSWYDTGDLMFERDGVLVFAGRLKRFVKMGGEMISLPAIEQVLEAHYPIGEGPVLAVAAVANEHHSELVMLTVLGTDRQEANQAIRDAGLSPLHNIRFVRQVEEIPLLGTGKTDYTSISKIVNEQ; this comes from the coding sequence ATGAAAAAGCTGATCAGTCTGGTTATTATGCTTGTGCTCCGTGTTCGCTATCGTATCACGGTGAACGGGCTCAAAGAACTCAAAAGCCGCACGCAAGATAACCGTCCTGTTCTCTTCCTGCCCAATCATCAGGCCTTGATTGATCCGGTCATTGTCATGAGCCTGCTCTATAATACCTTTACTCCAAGACCTCTGGCAGATGAGAAACAGGCAGGTCATCCTCTTGCGAAGTACCTCATGGATATGGTGAACGCCATTTTTATCCCGGATTTGAATGTCAGTAGTCGGGATGTCAAGGAACAGGTTTTTGCCGGGATTGAGGAAGTTGTGGCAAGCCTGAAGCGCGGTGAGAACGTGCTCATGTATCCGGCCGGGCGCATATCCCGAGGCCACTTGGAGGTTATCGGTGCCAATAGTGGGGCAGTCTCTGTTATTCACGGGGTGCCGGAAGTCAGGGTTGTTCTCTTACGCATTCGAGGGTTATGGGGAAGTCGGTTCAGCAGAGCCCGTGGTCTTCCCTCGTTGCTGGGGGATGTGGGGAAACTGCTTTTCAGAGTGCTCGCCAACGGTCTTCTCTTTATGCCGCGACGACCTGTATATATTGATATTATTGAGCCGGATGATTTTCCGTTAGGCGGGGATAAAAAAATAATGAACCGCTATCTTGAAGATTTTTATAATACAGATCCGGACAGAAATACAGAAATCCCCCCATACTGGTGGAAGGGGTATCAATCAATCTATCATGACGAGGACCAATCGGAATTTGTTAATCAGGATACGGGTAACATTCCTGAGAGTATTCGAGCTCTTGTGCTTTCTCGGTTGACCGATCTTTCCGGTGTGGATAAGATTCAGGAGGGCGATAAGTTGGCCGCAGATCTTGGTATGGACAGCTTAGTCCTGACGGAGTTCGGCTCTTGGATGCATGAGGAATTTGGCATCGCTGCTGAAAATTTAGAGGTACTGCAAACGGTTTCGGACTGTATTCTTGCTGCTGGTGGGATTATGCCGGTTTTATCCGGCGTGCAGTTAAAGCCTGTTTCCTCCAAATGGTTTGCACAGGTTGAAGAGCGGGAGCTGCGCTTTCCCGAGGGAAAGACCATTGCCGACCTCTTTCTTTATCAGGCTCGACAGAACCCGGATCAGGTTATTTTATCCGACCAACTCAGCGGTGACAAAACCTGGCGGCAGTTGATTATGGCGGTGTACGCGCTTTTGCCGGAAATCGAGAGGATCCCCGAAAAAAGGGTCGGTATCATGATGCCAGCCTCTGTCAGTGCCGTTGTCAGCTGGCTGGTTGTGATGTTCAGCGGCAAAGAGCCGGTAATGGTCAACTGGACCAGCGGAACGGCAAATATGCGCTACTCTTTGCAGAGTGTCGGGGTGCGTCAAGTGATCACGGCCAAGGCTCTGACTGGTCAACTAGAGCAACGGGGAACTGAACTAGATAAGGTCGGTGTGACCTGGTTGTATCTGGAAGAGCTGGCTGCCCGGATACATGCTGGGCGGAAAATTACGGCGTTGCTGAAAAGCCGACTGCCCTGGAGGGCATTGCATCAGGCGGATATTGCTGAAAACGCCGCTGTTCTTTTCACCTCTGGTTCAGAGGCCCGACCGAAATCCGTTCCCCTGACGCATGCCAATTTTTTGGCTAATGCCTTGGATTTTGCGAAAATATTATCTTTGTCCTCCAATGATCGCCTGTTGGGTATTCTGCCTGTTTTTCATTCTCTCGGTTTGGCCGGTACTGTTATCCTCCCCCTCTGTACCGGTCTGCGCACCGTGTATTGGCCCAATCCGACCGAGGGTGCTCAGCTTGCCCGCATGATAGGGGCCTACGGTGCAACCTCCTTGATAACCACCCCTACTTTTCTCCACGGAATTCTTCGGGCCGGGAAGCCGGATCTGCTCCATTCGCTGCGTTTGATTTTTTCCGGGGCTGAGAAATGCCCGGATCATGTTTTTTCCGCCTTGGAGGAAAAATGTCCGCAGGCGGTGCTGTGTGAGGGGTACGGCGTGACCGAGTGTTCGCCTGTAATTACGGTTAATTCCCCTGATGCCCCGCAAGTAGGGACTATCGGGAGGATATTGGCCTCGATGGAGTATGTTCTGTTAGATCCGGAAACCAATGAACTTGTTTCTGTCGGAGAAAATGGCCGCTTGTTGGTACGAGGGCCTAATGTTTTTTCTGGATATCTTGGAGACGCACCGTCACCCTTTGTCGACTTTGACGGAAAATCTTGGTATGATACCGGAGACCTGATGTTTGAGCGGGACGGGGTGCTTGTTTTTGCAGGACGCCTGAAGCGATTTGTTAAAATGGGTGGCGAGATGATTTCGTTGCCCGCGATTGAGCAGGTCCTGGAGGCCCATTATCCGATCGGGGAAGGGCCGGTTCTGGCAGTAGCTGCCGTTGCTAATGAGCATCATTCGGAGCTGGTTATGCTGACTGTTTTAGGAACGGACAGGCAGGAGGCGAATCAGGCGATTCGGGACGCAGGTCTTTCGCCCCTGCATAATATTCGATTCGTCCGCCAAGTTGAGGAAATACCCCTCCTCGGAACCGGTAAAACTGATTATACCAGTATCAGTAAAATCGTTAACGAACAGTGA